From the Bacteroidia bacterium genome, one window contains:
- a CDS encoding lamin tail domain-containing protein, with protein sequence MKRIFVPWSVLFLTFFFLQSAFAQDIIINEFLFAPGSGEAEWIELWNGSGSTISLQGWYITDATHNPVRVTSETVILAADEYLVLASSLPLASRWEQLAVRVLVVPGFPSLNNTGDEIILRDSTGRTIDSLRYEASWNAKKSSSVERRRPRLPFDQVNARATLHPDGGTPGARNSQTPPDFDLALDSLIVRENGFTVRVKNIGLRTPESADIYMLCCTAGGDSALKHIPVMPPESDETLFLDIELSCERAVSVLAVLRCAQDANNGNDSLYRELHPPMRRRDVQFNEIMAAPLGGRAEWVELINRAESPIRLDGCSLAGAFGSNGLRRLLRLPNNLPLLPSGGYLLITSDSGVFVDWPNLREEQSCVVASLGRTSLDLGNTGDELVFLDALGNVVDSMVYSETWHHPLAASTAGRSLELIHADLYTQGASAWTTCVHSSGGTPGRRNSVWSETGASGHSSEHLLCTPNPFSPDGDGYEDHTLISWTLPSTASLLRLRVYDAAGRCIRTLLNNDVAGRQGVTVWDGLDREGRRARVGVYVVLAEALDAWTNTVAVAKTAVVLATRL encoded by the coding sequence ATGAAACGGATTTTTGTTCCCTGGTCGGTACTGTTTCTGACATTTTTTTTCCTGCAATCGGCCTTCGCGCAGGACATCATCATCAATGAGTTCCTTTTCGCACCCGGAAGTGGCGAAGCCGAATGGATAGAGCTCTGGAACGGAAGCGGGAGCACCATCTCCTTACAGGGCTGGTACATCACGGATGCCACCCATAATCCGGTCCGGGTAACCTCCGAAACGGTGATACTGGCAGCGGATGAGTACCTTGTCCTCGCGAGCTCCCTTCCACTGGCCTCGCGCTGGGAGCAGTTGGCTGTTCGCGTGCTTGTTGTGCCGGGCTTTCCTTCCCTGAACAATACCGGTGACGAAATCATCTTGCGTGATTCCACGGGAAGGACCATTGATTCCTTGCGCTATGAAGCCTCATGGAATGCAAAAAAAAGCTCGAGCGTGGAGCGCCGACGACCACGGCTGCCGTTCGATCAAGTCAATGCCCGAGCGACGCTGCATCCAGATGGTGGCACACCTGGCGCAAGGAATTCCCAGACACCTCCGGATTTCGATCTCGCGCTCGACTCACTGATCGTCAGGGAGAACGGTTTCACTGTTCGTGTGAAAAACATCGGTTTGCGTACCCCGGAAAGCGCCGACATATACATGCTATGTTGTACCGCAGGAGGAGATTCGGCGTTGAAGCACATTCCGGTCATGCCGCCAGAATCCGATGAGACGCTTTTCCTCGACATCGAGCTGTCCTGTGAGAGGGCGGTTTCTGTACTGGCTGTCCTGCGCTGTGCGCAGGACGCCAATAACGGCAACGACAGTCTCTATCGTGAGCTGCATCCGCCCATGCGAAGGAGAGACGTGCAATTCAACGAGATCATGGCTGCGCCGCTCGGCGGCAGGGCGGAATGGGTGGAGCTCATAAACCGTGCAGAGTCGCCGATACGTCTCGACGGCTGCTCACTTGCCGGAGCCTTTGGAAGCAACGGCCTGCGCCGTCTGTTGCGACTGCCGAACAATCTCCCCTTGCTGCCTTCGGGAGGGTATCTGCTTATCACTTCCGATTCGGGTGTTTTCGTGGATTGGCCAAACCTGCGCGAAGAACAATCCTGCGTCGTGGCATCTCTTGGCAGAACGTCGCTGGATCTGGGGAATACCGGCGATGAACTCGTGTTCCTCGATGCTCTCGGGAACGTCGTCGACAGTATGGTGTATTCCGAGACATGGCATCACCCGCTTGCGGCCAGCACTGCCGGCAGATCACTGGAACTGATCCATGCGGATTTGTACACTCAAGGGGCTTCCGCCTGGACGACCTGCGTTCATTCTTCCGGAGGTACGCCGGGTCGGCGTAATTCCGTTTGGTCAGAGACCGGTGCTTCCGGTCATTCTTCGGAGCACCTTCTTTGCACTCCCAATCCGTTCTCGCCGGACGGTGATGGGTACGAAGATCACACCCTCATTTCATGGACGCTCCCTTCAACCGCCTCTCTTCTCCGTCTGCGTGTCTATGATGCCGCCGGACGCTGTATTCGGACGCTGTTGAACAACGACGTCGCGGGGAGGCAAGGTGTCACGGTTTGGGATGGATTGGACAGAGAAGGCCGAAGAGCCCGCGTGGGTGTGTATGTGGTACTCGCCGAGGCGCTCGACGCATGGACGAATACCGTCGCCGTCGCGAAAACCGCAGTGGTGCTCGCTACCAGATTGTGA
- a CDS encoding ATP-binding protein: MSDTYLLIIGGTVVLLTLALGIIAVIIFQQRKVFLIQHQNLEKLAESEKRYRRLVKLSPFPLIVTVGGRIHFVNDACMKLFGAINEEDLLTRSVYDFMQTNFDRPDLNRMQEQLESDMEIADIKGQLERLDGSIIDIELTAVPMLFDEMNAKHIVIRDITMQERQKAELIHAKERAEQSDKLKDAFIANISHEIRTPLHIIIGYGNLITGELVGKMYPEMETYFQAIRRGSQRLMRTVEHILNISSIQVGTFQVRPEEVRVSERVEELVQELQSLAQKKGLALNFTTECPAAIVYADRYCIDQAVSNVIDNAIKFTKHGEVNVRVYNVDRRVCIEIADTGIGMSPDYLPKVFSVFSQEATGYTRPFDGLGLGLSLTKRYVELNRGSITVKSRKGKGSTFTLQFLADVVEDAHVFDDGFGKPMPVVHAVQPSRDVEGNRTVLFVEDDEETQEYMSSLLSKQYNLRMASNAAAAWAIIEGERIDLVLMDLSLQGDEDGISLTKRIRSDERFSTVPIIAVTAHAFPKDRIQSLEAGCNAYFSKPFQIEELKASMMNLLGTA; encoded by the coding sequence ATGTCGGACACGTATCTCCTCATCATCGGCGGGACTGTCGTCCTACTGACACTCGCTCTGGGAATCATTGCTGTCATCATCTTCCAGCAGCGGAAGGTATTTCTTATTCAGCATCAGAATCTCGAAAAGCTTGCCGAGAGCGAAAAGCGCTATCGGCGCCTGGTCAAGCTTTCGCCTTTCCCACTGATTGTGACTGTCGGTGGTCGCATCCACTTTGTCAATGACGCGTGCATGAAACTGTTCGGCGCGATCAACGAGGAGGATCTTCTCACCCGATCGGTGTATGACTTCATGCAGACGAATTTCGACAGGCCGGATCTCAACCGTATGCAGGAGCAGCTCGAATCCGATATGGAAATTGCCGATATCAAGGGACAACTTGAACGTCTTGATGGCTCCATCATCGATATCGAACTGACGGCCGTGCCGATGCTGTTCGATGAAATGAACGCAAAACATATCGTGATCAGAGACATCACGATGCAGGAGCGGCAGAAGGCGGAACTCATTCATGCGAAGGAGCGCGCCGAGCAGTCCGACAAACTGAAGGACGCATTCATTGCCAATATCTCCCATGAAATCCGCACACCGCTGCACATCATCATCGGTTACGGTAATCTCATTACCGGTGAGTTGGTCGGCAAGATGTACCCGGAGATGGAAACCTATTTCCAGGCCATACGGCGCGGGAGCCAGCGTCTGATGCGCACCGTGGAGCACATCCTGAATATTTCGAGCATACAAGTAGGGACGTTTCAGGTGCGTCCGGAGGAAGTGCGTGTGTCGGAGCGCGTTGAAGAGCTTGTACAGGAACTACAATCGCTTGCCCAGAAAAAGGGTCTTGCCCTCAACTTCACAACCGAGTGCCCCGCCGCGATCGTGTACGCGGACCGATACTGCATAGATCAGGCGGTGTCGAATGTCATTGACAACGCGATCAAGTTCACTAAGCACGGAGAGGTGAATGTTCGCGTCTACAATGTGGATCGGCGTGTCTGCATAGAAATCGCCGACACGGGTATCGGAATGTCCCCCGACTATCTTCCGAAAGTGTTCAGCGTATTTTCCCAAGAAGCCACGGGCTATACACGGCCCTTTGACGGCCTCGGGCTTGGCTTGTCGCTCACCAAGCGCTATGTCGAGTTGAACCGGGGATCCATCACGGTGAAAAGCAGGAAGGGAAAAGGCTCGACGTTTACCCTGCAGTTTCTCGCGGATGTCGTGGAGGATGCACATGTATTCGACGATGGTTTCGGCAAGCCTATGCCGGTTGTGCATGCGGTTCAACCATCGAGAGACGTCGAAGGGAACCGTACCGTCCTGTTCGTAGAAGATGATGAGGAGACACAGGAATATATGTCCTCACTGTTGTCGAAACAGTATAATCTGCGCATGGCGTCCAATGCCGCCGCCGCCTGGGCTATTATTGAGGGCGAACGTATCGATCTCGTGCTGATGGATCTTTCCTTGCAGGGAGACGAAGATGGGATTTCGCTCACCAAGCGAATTCGCAGTGACGAGCGATTTTCCACTGTCCCGATTATCGCAGTTACGGCCCACGCATTTCCGAAAGATCGCATCCAAAGTCTTGAAGCAGGGTGTAACGCGTATTTCTCCAAACCCTTTCAAATCGAGGAATTGAAAGCGAGCATGATGAACCTGCTTGGGACGGCGTAA
- a CDS encoding DUF5103 domain-containing protein: MKSIVFLLLSFQAIASFAQAQPDPCPTPPFIRGLRVFGGSDERNLPVLAKADSGRTTASSTLPDFITIRFDVEEQAPPRLKIRFRHCDKDWNIDTDLFVRDDFFTFTRTLFYEPSIAGDRGFSWRFENRFPSVDHPFVRFLYSGNWIFEITDEFDDSQVYASGRFICVEPIVRCGLQVYNDFWTDFDSPLDQVHRLRLHIDVPDRLFADFVRTADFYKNFNLFDAERVDSYDFKPHTFVEGLGLKQKVLTLRNMLPGNSPRNFDFSRPAVYPSSTVITRFGGPDVTRYLFSADPAVHFGSAITPPLRSWDTEYLCVRFELEHPRIRGRDVFVAGIFNNWDPQPADRMTYDESSGHYLLDRRLLRGSYDYLYVLGNYDEEARYVRDADWISLEGNSWAAQNLYWAVVYYDDDQFGGVTRAVGFARVISGQ; encoded by the coding sequence ATGAAAAGTATCGTGTTTCTGCTCCTCTCTTTTCAAGCGATAGCGTCGTTCGCGCAAGCGCAGCCGGATCCGTGCCCGACTCCGCCATTCATTCGGGGCCTTCGCGTGTTCGGCGGAAGCGATGAACGAAACCTACCCGTACTCGCGAAAGCGGACAGCGGAAGAACGACCGCCTCCTCAACCCTGCCTGATTTCATCACGATTCGATTCGATGTGGAGGAACAGGCACCACCACGATTGAAGATCCGCTTCCGGCATTGCGACAAGGATTGGAACATCGATACCGACCTGTTCGTCCGCGACGATTTTTTTACGTTCACGCGTACGCTGTTTTACGAGCCATCAATTGCCGGCGATAGAGGGTTTTCCTGGAGATTTGAGAATCGTTTCCCGAGCGTGGATCATCCTTTCGTCCGCTTTCTGTATTCGGGAAACTGGATCTTTGAGATCACGGATGAATTTGACGATTCACAGGTCTACGCCTCGGGGCGTTTCATTTGCGTCGAACCCATTGTTCGCTGCGGGCTGCAGGTCTACAACGATTTCTGGACGGACTTCGATTCGCCTCTGGATCAGGTGCACCGGCTACGGCTCCACATCGATGTGCCGGACCGGTTATTTGCTGATTTTGTACGGACTGCGGATTTCTACAAGAATTTTAACCTGTTCGACGCCGAACGCGTGGACAGTTACGACTTCAAACCTCATACCTTCGTTGAAGGCCTCGGTCTGAAGCAAAAGGTGCTTACCCTGCGAAACATGTTGCCGGGCAACAGCCCCCGCAATTTCGATTTCAGTCGTCCCGCCGTCTATCCCTCTTCAACAGTGATTACCCGCTTTGGTGGCCCCGACGTAACCCGATATCTTTTTTCCGCAGATCCCGCTGTGCATTTCGGATCTGCCATAACACCGCCGTTACGATCCTGGGATACCGAGTACCTGTGTGTGCGCTTTGAATTGGAACATCCGCGCATTCGTGGGAGGGACGTGTTCGTCGCAGGGATTTTCAATAACTGGGATCCTCAGCCGGCGGACCGTATGACGTACGACGAAAGCTCCGGTCATTATTTGCTGGATCGTCGTCTGCTTCGCGGATCGTATGACTATCTGTATGTGCTCGGAAATTACGACGAGGAAGCACGTTACGTCCGCGATGCCGACTGGATCTCTCTGGAGGGCAATTCCTGGGCAGCACAGAACCTGTATTGGGCCGTCGTGTATTACGACGACGATCAGTTCGGTGGTGTAACCCGCGCGGTGGGATTTGCGCGGGTCATTTCAGGGCAATAA
- a CDS encoding oligosaccharide flippase family protein: protein MSAYPISSSRQALALSAGEIVARILGFAGMVVIARAFGADVLGIIALGSTLLTVFSAIIVFGQDTYGIRRVASEPDNVRLITSEVISTKLMLSIPVVFLYVAFVAMLFGSTGIHDTVLYLFGLPLIFSVFSLDFLFIGQERNHLIGARMLVQATCYFLCLGAISLLSGTVVLIPVSLAGAVLAGTIFSHSRGRPDLHLRIAGILQRSRQALKASTILGISQISVILYLQLNVLVVGAIVAAEQLGIYAAGQRVTAALAFVPGILLQVHMARIGSASSAGERRRCIGTLLQSMSFIGGLLCGNLFILAPVVLPAVFGLAYSGGIVPLRILSVALWVVFFNMSFANPLLLWNEERKYLTIVVSAGLLNLAASVVLSHRWGITGAAIATLITETYVLAMSVRAYMRVVGRQSPVQWKVLLAPVLFAVALASGSMAPPAWSSGVAASLFTAAMFLSIFVWRLPIPGLRIPDASHE, encoded by the coding sequence ATGTCCGCCTACCCTATCAGTTCAAGCCGACAAGCGCTGGCACTCTCGGCGGGCGAGATAGTCGCCAGGATTCTCGGCTTCGCCGGTATGGTCGTGATTGCGCGCGCATTCGGTGCCGATGTCCTGGGCATCATCGCTCTTGGAAGCACGCTCTTGACGGTTTTCTCCGCGATCATTGTCTTCGGTCAGGACACGTACGGCATTCGGCGTGTCGCATCCGAGCCGGACAATGTACGCTTGATCACCTCAGAGGTCATCAGCACCAAGCTGATGCTCTCGATTCCGGTCGTATTCCTGTATGTTGCGTTTGTCGCCATGTTGTTCGGTTCAACCGGCATTCATGACACAGTCTTGTATCTCTTCGGCCTTCCGCTGATTTTCAGCGTCTTCAGCCTCGATTTTCTCTTCATCGGACAGGAGAGGAATCATCTTATCGGCGCCCGCATGCTTGTGCAGGCTACGTGTTACTTCCTCTGTCTCGGCGCAATCTCCCTCTTGAGCGGCACCGTGGTCCTGATTCCTGTTTCGCTTGCCGGGGCAGTCCTGGCCGGCACGATATTCTCGCACAGCAGGGGACGTCCGGATTTGCACCTGCGGATAGCGGGGATTCTTCAACGGTCGCGACAAGCACTGAAAGCGTCGACGATACTCGGCATATCACAGATCTCCGTCATTCTCTATTTGCAGCTGAACGTCCTCGTTGTAGGTGCGATAGTCGCGGCGGAGCAACTCGGCATCTATGCGGCGGGGCAGCGGGTCACGGCTGCGCTGGCTTTCGTTCCGGGGATCCTTTTACAGGTACACATGGCGCGCATCGGCAGCGCCTCCTCCGCGGGAGAGCGCCGGCGTTGCATCGGCACACTCTTGCAGTCCATGTCTTTCATCGGCGGCCTGCTCTGCGGGAACCTGTTTATACTCGCGCCTGTCGTACTGCCTGCCGTGTTCGGCCTGGCATACTCCGGCGGTATTGTACCTCTGAGGATCCTTTCTGTAGCGCTGTGGGTTGTGTTTTTCAACATGAGCTTCGCGAACCCCCTTCTTTTGTGGAACGAAGAGCGCAAGTATCTCACCATCGTGGTATCCGCCGGACTATTGAATCTTGCAGCAAGTGTTGTCCTGAGCCATCGATGGGGTATTACCGGCGCGGCAATCGCTACATTGATCACTGAGACCTACGTTCTCGCCATGAGTGTCCGCGCGTATATGCGGGTCGTTGGTCGGCAATCTCCGGTCCAGTGGAAGGTTCTCCTCGCACCTGTCCTCTTTGCAGTGGCTCTCGCGTCGGGCAGCATGGCTCCTCCCGCATGGAGTTCAGGAGTAGCGGCTTCACTTTTCACAGCGGCAATGTTCTTATCCATATTTGTGTGGCGGCTTCCGATTCCCGGATTGCGCATTCCCGATGCCTCTCACGAATAG
- the glf gene encoding UDP-galactopyranose mutase: MAYDVVIVGAGFAGAVLAERLASQLDKTVLIIDRRDHICGNAYDTTDDMGVRIHAYGPHLFHTNDLNVVEYLSQFTAWRPYEHKVLSSVDGKLVPMPVNRTTINTLFDLDLRSEEEISAFLDREREHIPHILTSEDFVLAKAGRRLYDKLYRGYSRKHWGVDPAHLSPQVCGRLPIRANEDDRYFDDRYQCMPRDGYHVLFQNMLAHPLIEVQTGVDFRSLNGVRWKHLIYTGPIDEYFDYRFGRLPYRSLYFTYESHRAHLLQEVAQINYPNDFDYTRTIEYKHITGQTADFTTIAFEHPSEDGEPFYPVPSSESRSLYAKYKAAAESVASVTFAGRLGTYKYLNMDQVVAQSLAIFNRVFL; this comes from the coding sequence ATGGCCTACGATGTAGTAATTGTTGGTGCGGGATTCGCCGGTGCGGTGCTGGCGGAACGGCTGGCATCACAGCTTGATAAGACGGTACTCATCATCGACAGACGCGATCATATCTGTGGTAATGCGTACGATACGACAGATGACATGGGTGTACGGATTCATGCGTATGGACCGCATCTCTTTCATACAAATGATTTGAATGTTGTCGAATACCTGTCACAATTCACCGCATGGCGTCCGTACGAGCACAAGGTACTCTCCTCTGTTGACGGGAAACTCGTTCCCATGCCGGTCAACCGTACGACAATCAATACGCTCTTCGATCTCGATCTGCGATCCGAAGAAGAAATTTCTGCGTTCCTGGATCGTGAACGCGAGCACATCCCCCATATCCTCACTTCGGAAGACTTCGTGCTGGCCAAAGCCGGACGGCGCCTCTACGACAAATTATACCGTGGATATAGCCGTAAGCATTGGGGTGTGGATCCCGCGCACCTCTCCCCTCAGGTATGCGGCCGGCTTCCCATCCGCGCGAATGAGGACGACCGGTACTTTGACGATCGGTACCAGTGTATGCCGCGGGACGGGTATCACGTCCTGTTTCAAAACATGTTGGCCCATCCTCTGATCGAGGTGCAGACTGGTGTGGATTTTCGTTCTCTGAACGGAGTACGCTGGAAGCATCTCATCTATACAGGACCGATTGATGAATATTTCGATTACCGCTTCGGGAGGCTCCCGTACCGCTCTCTGTATTTCACCTACGAGTCTCATCGTGCACATCTGTTGCAGGAGGTTGCGCAGATAAACTATCCGAACGATTTCGATTATACGCGGACGATCGAGTACAAGCATATCACCGGACAAACTGCCGACTTCACCACCATCGCCTTCGAGCATCCCTCGGAGGATGGCGAGCCGTTCTATCCTGTGCCTTCTTCCGAAAGCCGTTCGCTGTATGCGAAATACAAAGCGGCTGCCGAATCCGTCGCCTCTGTGACCTTCGCCGGCCGTCTCGGAACGTACAAATACCTGAACATGGATCAGGTTGTCGCCCAGTCTCTGGCAATTTTCAACAGGGTGTTTCTGTAA
- a CDS encoding glycosyltransferase family 2 protein, which yields MNDPRIRVSCIILSWNRKSDLSRVLSRLTAASALPMQIIVVDNASTDGSISMVAQEFPAVMCISLESNIGIAGWNAGMAAACGDYMLLLDDDSYPIDPEYDKALRYLDEHEECGILALRVFNERDNRVETATFPEGPVLSFVGCGVIIRRSLYQKIGGFDEELFLYEHEIEFSMRSWNAGYSTLYYSGLTVNHIASPIHRKPAGSTGSDCRRIYYTSRNILYILLTRFPLRLVLFRAIRIALGRSIASVLHGCGLNAVKGFLHGLRIGCSRKDHSARLSEAVCRMYGYGSYAGGFFFEDRTYTLARPFFLRRRPASE from the coding sequence ATGAATGACCCGCGTATCCGCGTATCCTGTATCATTCTCAGCTGGAACAGGAAGTCCGATCTCTCGCGCGTCCTTTCCAGGCTTACCGCTGCGTCGGCTTTGCCGATGCAGATCATCGTCGTGGACAATGCGTCCACCGACGGCAGTATCAGCATGGTCGCACAGGAATTTCCGGCGGTCATGTGCATATCTCTGGAAAGCAATATCGGCATCGCGGGTTGGAATGCGGGTATGGCTGCGGCCTGCGGGGACTACATGCTTCTGCTCGACGACGACAGCTATCCGATTGATCCGGAATACGATAAGGCATTACGCTATCTCGATGAGCATGAGGAATGCGGTATTCTCGCGCTCCGCGTGTTCAATGAGCGGGACAATCGAGTGGAGACGGCCACTTTTCCCGAGGGGCCGGTGCTTTCTTTCGTTGGGTGCGGGGTCATTATCCGTCGTTCGCTGTATCAGAAGATCGGCGGTTTTGATGAAGAGCTTTTCCTGTACGAGCATGAAATCGAATTCTCCATGCGTAGTTGGAACGCGGGGTATTCCACTCTGTACTATTCGGGCCTGACGGTGAATCACATCGCCTCCCCCATACACCGCAAACCTGCCGGGAGTACCGGGAGCGATTGCCGACGGATATACTACACATCCCGAAATATTCTCTACATCCTTCTTACCAGATTCCCGCTCCGTCTGGTGCTGTTTCGGGCTATACGTATTGCGCTGGGCAGATCCATCGCCTCTGTGCTGCACGGGTGTGGTCTGAATGCTGTGAAAGGTTTTCTGCACGGGCTGCGCATCGGATGTTCCCGGAAAGATCACTCGGCAAGGCTTTCCGAAGCTGTTTGTCGCATGTACGGATATGGCAGCTACGCCGGAGGATTTTTCTTCGAAGACAGAACGTATACGCTCGCCAGGCCGTTTTTTTTACGGCGTCGCCCTGCGTCTGAATGA
- a CDS encoding class I SAM-dependent methyltransferase, whose protein sequence is MDEVFWNQRYASQEFAYGIEANSYLTSTLTSLPAGRILLPGDGEGRNAVFAARLNWDVLAVDLSEEGRNKAMRLASQYKVSLKYVVDRLENFEPEKGAFDVVGLIFVHLPPEFRGMVHQRCVDALRPGGLLVLEAFTPAQRNFASGGPKDAELLYSADIVRQDFSRLELVSLEEKTVILKEGPYHDGEAAVVRMLAKKPSA, encoded by the coding sequence ATGGATGAAGTGTTCTGGAATCAGCGATATGCGTCGCAGGAATTCGCCTACGGCATCGAGGCGAATTCCTACCTCACGTCAACGCTCACGTCATTGCCGGCAGGTCGCATTCTCTTGCCCGGAGACGGTGAAGGTCGCAATGCGGTGTTCGCCGCACGCCTGAACTGGGATGTGCTCGCTGTGGATCTCAGTGAAGAGGGTCGGAATAAAGCAATGCGACTGGCCTCACAGTACAAGGTTTCGCTGAAATACGTGGTTGATCGGCTGGAAAATTTCGAACCGGAGAAGGGGGCGTTCGATGTTGTCGGATTGATTTTTGTGCACCTCCCACCCGAATTTCGGGGCATGGTGCATCAGCGCTGTGTCGACGCATTGCGACCCGGAGGATTGCTTGTGCTGGAGGCGTTCACACCCGCACAACGGAATTTTGCGAGCGGCGGACCGAAGGACGCAGAATTACTCTATTCGGCCGACATCGTACGACAGGATTTTTCTCGTCTGGAATTGGTGTCTCTGGAAGAAAAAACGGTGATTCTGAAAGAGGGCCCGTATCACGATGGTGAAGCTGCCGTGGTCCGTATGCTGGCAAAAAAACCCTCTGCGTGA
- the rho gene encoding transcription termination factor Rho has translation MRERECRGVLEIESKGFGFLRQFSKEFYRTQHDPYVSTGMIREFALREGCYVTGIAREKNHQVQLASIHDINGIPPTQYQHVLELTRQTAIAPDKRIRLECGDTTTRVIDLITPIGRGQRALIVSPPRAGKTVLMQKIAEAISRNHRDLELLLLLVDERPEEVTEMERAVRARVFASSNDRDFASHARIAHLTLEYAKRQVEVGKDVVILLDSLTRLGRAFNAGIKGSGRIMSGGIDARALEIPKRIFGASRNIEHGGSLTILATILVDTGSAMDELIFQEFKGTGNAEIVLERELADQRIFPAINIQLSGTRKEELLLGADLEAHYKLRRALLEGTNREAMQGLLDLMRRSRSNRELLMQIEAMNLDSLFTGNGGGARRSRRRMT, from the coding sequence ATGAGAGAACGTGAGTGCCGAGGGGTGCTCGAAATCGAATCAAAGGGGTTCGGATTCCTGCGCCAGTTCTCGAAGGAATTTTACCGTACCCAACACGACCCGTACGTCTCTACGGGGATGATCCGCGAGTTCGCTTTGCGGGAGGGTTGTTATGTGACCGGCATAGCGAGAGAGAAGAACCATCAGGTTCAACTCGCGTCCATTCACGACATCAATGGCATTCCCCCCACGCAGTATCAGCATGTTTTGGAACTGACGCGGCAAACCGCCATCGCACCGGATAAAAGAATTCGCCTTGAGTGCGGGGATACTACGACGCGCGTCATAGATCTCATCACACCGATAGGCCGTGGACAGCGCGCATTGATCGTCTCTCCGCCTCGTGCCGGGAAAACTGTGCTGATGCAGAAAATTGCCGAGGCCATATCCCGGAATCATCGCGATCTGGAGCTCCTTCTTCTGTTGGTGGACGAACGACCTGAGGAAGTGACGGAAATGGAGCGGGCTGTGCGGGCAAGGGTTTTCGCAAGCAGCAACGACAGGGATTTTGCTTCGCATGCACGCATCGCACATCTGACGCTTGAATACGCCAAGAGACAGGTGGAAGTGGGGAAGGACGTCGTCATCCTCCTCGATTCGCTTACGCGCCTCGGACGCGCGTTCAATGCCGGGATTAAAGGCAGCGGTCGAATCATGTCCGGCGGCATCGACGCCCGGGCACTTGAAATACCAAAAAGGATTTTCGGTGCATCACGCAATATCGAGCATGGAGGATCGCTTACGATACTCGCCACGATACTCGTGGACACCGGGTCCGCCATGGATGAACTGATTTTTCAGGAATTCAAGGGAACAGGCAACGCCGAAATCGTGCTTGAGCGCGAGCTCGCCGATCAGAGAATTTTCCCCGCGATCAACATTCAGCTTTCGGGTACCCGAAAAGAGGAGCTGCTCCTTGGTGCTGATCTCGAGGCGCATTACAAACTTCGTCGTGCGCTCCTCGAAGGGACCAATCGCGAGGCGATGCAGGGTTTGCTGGATCTGATGCGGCGCTCCCGGAGCAACCGTGAGCTGTTGATGCAGATCGAGGCCATGAATCTCGATAGTCTCTTCACCGGCAATGGCGGGGGAGCCAGACGCTCGCGCAGACGAATGACCTGA